In the genome of Bradyrhizobium sp. CIAT3101, one region contains:
- a CDS encoding MBOAT family O-acyltransferase has translation MLFNDYPFLLVFLPAALLIYRLVDPYPHLRIGAQVVLSLAFYAWGSPSFILLLVASIVINWLASVAYGRVKWKLVLTLVIALDIGVLALFKYANFILANLGHVLGASLPTLDIGLPLGISFFTFHHIMYLVDLKRGKAPLYALDRYALYIAFFPQAIAGPLARWSEVMHQFGRQVYVPGWQRQFCIAICFIAIGLFQKVVLADSIAHLLDPIYTQAAGGPLASGDAWLAFCFSFQIMFDFSGYSDIAIGLGLLFGVQLPYNFNAPLRSTNIQDFWQRWHITLMLFLRDYVFYPLVNLRILPRRFLPVQFFGAMLITMALCGLWHGASWAFVLWGVLHGVAQVVCSLWRRYGPHFPSWLGWALTVLFVLATGVIFRAGSVEAAWHVFAGLAQPLPLARGQHLWPLIVAPLFAFLLPASQDIVAVFTRRPSPVLASVLGLSLFALLLHMGGRDLHEFVYFKF, from the coding sequence ATGCTGTTCAACGACTACCCCTTCCTCCTGGTCTTCCTGCCGGCGGCATTGCTGATCTACCGCCTGGTCGATCCCTATCCGCATCTGCGTATCGGCGCGCAGGTGGTGCTGTCGCTGGCCTTCTACGCCTGGGGCAGTCCGTCCTTCATCCTGCTCCTGGTCGCCTCGATCGTCATCAACTGGCTCGCCTCGGTCGCCTATGGGCGGGTGAAGTGGAAGCTGGTGCTGACGCTTGTCATCGCGCTCGATATCGGCGTCCTGGCGCTGTTCAAATACGCCAATTTCATCCTCGCCAATCTCGGGCATGTGCTGGGCGCCTCGTTGCCGACGCTCGACATCGGCTTGCCGCTCGGCATCTCCTTCTTCACCTTCCACCACATCATGTATCTGGTCGATCTCAAGCGCGGCAAGGCGCCGCTCTACGCGCTCGATCGCTATGCGCTCTACATCGCCTTCTTTCCGCAGGCGATCGCGGGCCCGCTGGCGCGCTGGTCGGAGGTGATGCATCAGTTCGGCAGACAGGTCTATGTGCCGGGCTGGCAGCGTCAGTTCTGCATCGCGATCTGCTTCATCGCGATCGGCCTGTTCCAGAAGGTCGTGCTCGCCGACAGCATCGCGCATCTGCTCGATCCGATCTATACGCAGGCAGCGGGCGGTCCGCTTGCAAGCGGCGATGCCTGGCTCGCTTTCTGCTTCTCGTTTCAGATCATGTTCGACTTCTCAGGCTATTCCGACATCGCGATCGGCCTTGGTCTGCTGTTCGGCGTGCAACTGCCGTATAATTTCAATGCGCCGCTGCGCTCGACCAACATCCAGGATTTCTGGCAGCGTTGGCACATCACGCTGATGTTGTTCCTGCGCGATTACGTGTTCTATCCACTCGTCAATCTGCGCATCCTGCCGCGACGCTTTCTGCCGGTGCAGTTCTTCGGCGCAATGCTGATCACCATGGCGCTGTGCGGCTTGTGGCATGGCGCGAGCTGGGCTTTTGTGCTGTGGGGCGTGCTGCACGGTGTTGCGCAGGTCGTTTGTTCGCTCTGGCGGCGCTATGGTCCACACTTTCCATCATGGCTCGGCTGGGCGCTCACCGTGCTGTTCGTGCTCGCGACCGGCGTGATCTTTCGCGCCGGCTCGGTCGAGGCCGCCTGGCATGTCTTCGCCGGGCTCGCCCAGCCGCTGCCGCTCGCGCGCGGGCAGCACCTCTGGCCGCTGATCGTGGCGCCGTTGTTCGCCTTCCTGTTGCCGGCGAGCCAGGACATCGTCGCGGTCTTCACGCGCCGTCCGAGTCCTGTCCTTGCGAGCGTTCTCGGTCTCAGTCTTTTCGCGTTGCTGCTCCATATGGGTGGTCGGGATCTCCATGAATTCGTCTACTTCAAGTTCTGA
- a CDS encoding acyl carrier protein, translated as MTREQISDFCVIALANILRISRDRVDTGTKFSRLGIDSAMLVYLMMELEEKLDLELSTDDFYDHPTVEALSRFLADKRALRSAA; from the coding sequence ATGACACGCGAGCAGATTTCGGATTTCTGCGTTATTGCGCTAGCCAATATCCTGAGAATCTCCAGGGACCGCGTCGACACCGGCACGAAATTCAGCCGGCTCGGCATCGATTCGGCGATGCTCGTCTACCTCATGATGGAACTCGAGGAGAAGCTCGACCTCGAACTGTCGACGGACGACTTCTACGACCACCCTACGGTTGAGGCGCTGTCGCGATTTCTCGCCGACAAGCGCGCGCTCCGCTCCGCCGCCTGA
- a CDS encoding CHAT domain-containing tetratricopeptide repeat protein: protein MSRARLFAALFLAALTLSKPATAQRGNDFDSLLAQMNAATQAGHWAEGLAAAQKLENLVRRRQGADNMNYAGVLHNEGMFLHNLGRFGEAADKLNAALAIKLRNNDVASTLRTSNILVGSLGMLDRRAEATTVAERALALGTSAFGANDVRLSDTLAALGGLARDKENYREAAGYFERALTGLQAANVPPVDIASAMDNLGDTYGLQGRFDDSERLLQQGIALLDRSFGGNAEAAPNYDKMLNDLGNLYLDAGRLSDAEATMRRALAITRTRSGDAHPNVAATMGNLATVLEHEARYLEAEKLYQQTLQLYERIYGANHPTTAIGLNNLANVYSAQGKHEAAAGLQERVLAIDEKAFGADSPDVGRALNNLANSYASLGRSDQALGLYRRSLAVMERKFGEGSGPSALAAGSLGQALMDAGKTDEARPYLMRCLEIDERALGATHPQLIKDLRAVALLDLKTGHLAEARSRLERALAIAQDKLGSHHQDTIATLINLADIDRREGKWPDSLARLRLAAATLNAERNAQFTRFTDIDPWLIEGIWRVSDGKPDAMAKDEAFGAAQRAHETKAGAALSQMAARFGAGNDAIAGLVRRQQDLKASLDTLSRRVTSELAQADGKRNDTLLANLRAQASQAQKSLDDVTPQLDRSFPAYAELSNPQPLSIAQTQGLLKPDEALVAFITLSDTTYAFAVTREASALRQIALDSREISDRVAHLRQGLSDPEAVQSAFDLDASFELYSGLFGPIAADIAGKPKLLIVPAGALTSLPFQVLVTKKPDGASPDRYRQAAWLLNERAITVLPSVPSLRALRSLARDSRAQKPFIGFGDPILQRSPGDKRPGRNVQPYQNYYEGSAVDLERLRTGLPALPETAGELRAVAKALGASPQDDVKLGADATVTSVNQLALDQYRVVDFATHGLVAGEVNGLSEPALVLTLPDRPTSDDDGLLTASRIAKLKLDADWAVLSACNTAAGDQPGAEGLSGLARAFFYAGARALLVSHWPVDSDAAVRLTTGAFAELSAHPGIGRAEALRRSMKALIADRSSPRNADPAVWAPFVLVGEGG from the coding sequence ATGAGCCGCGCCCGCTTGTTCGCCGCCCTTTTTCTCGCGGCCCTGACCCTTTCGAAGCCGGCCACCGCCCAGCGCGGCAACGATTTTGATTCGCTGCTGGCGCAGATGAATGCCGCGACGCAGGCAGGGCATTGGGCCGAGGGGCTGGCGGCCGCCCAGAAGCTCGAAAACCTGGTGCGCCGCCGGCAGGGCGCCGACAACATGAACTATGCCGGCGTGCTGCATAACGAAGGCATGTTCCTGCACAATCTCGGCCGCTTCGGCGAAGCCGCCGACAAGCTCAACGCCGCGCTCGCCATCAAGCTTCGCAACAACGATGTCGCCTCGACGCTGCGCACCTCCAACATTCTGGTGGGTTCGCTTGGCATGCTCGACCGGCGTGCGGAGGCGACGACGGTGGCCGAACGGGCGCTGGCGCTCGGCACCAGCGCCTTCGGCGCCAATGACGTCCGCTTGTCGGATACGCTGGCCGCGCTCGGCGGACTGGCGCGCGACAAGGAGAACTACAGGGAGGCTGCCGGTTACTTCGAACGCGCGCTGACCGGCCTGCAGGCCGCCAATGTGCCACCCGTCGATATTGCGTCCGCCATGGACAATCTCGGCGACACCTACGGCCTGCAGGGCCGCTTCGACGACAGCGAACGCCTGCTGCAGCAGGGGATCGCGTTGCTCGATCGCAGTTTCGGCGGCAATGCCGAGGCTGCACCGAACTACGACAAGATGCTCAACGACCTCGGCAATCTCTATCTCGATGCGGGACGCTTGTCCGACGCCGAAGCCACGATGCGGCGCGCGCTGGCGATCACGCGGACGCGTAGCGGCGACGCGCATCCGAATGTCGCGGCCACCATGGGCAACCTCGCGACCGTGCTGGAGCACGAGGCCCGCTACTTGGAGGCCGAGAAGCTCTACCAGCAGACGCTTCAGCTCTATGAGCGGATCTACGGGGCGAACCATCCGACCACGGCGATCGGGCTGAACAATCTCGCCAACGTCTATTCGGCGCAGGGCAAGCACGAGGCCGCCGCGGGTCTGCAGGAGCGCGTGCTCGCGATCGACGAGAAGGCCTTTGGCGCGGACAGCCCCGATGTCGGGCGCGCCCTCAACAATCTCGCCAACAGCTATGCGAGCCTCGGGCGCAGCGACCAGGCGCTCGGCCTCTACCGCCGCTCGCTTGCGGTGATGGAGCGCAAGTTCGGCGAGGGCAGCGGCCCAAGCGCGCTTGCGGCCGGCTCACTCGGACAGGCCTTGATGGACGCCGGCAAGACGGACGAAGCCCGGCCGTATCTGATGCGTTGTCTCGAGATCGACGAGCGCGCGCTTGGCGCGACGCACCCGCAGCTGATCAAGGATCTGCGCGCCGTCGCGCTGCTGGACCTCAAAACCGGTCATTTGGCCGAGGCGCGCAGCCGGCTCGAGCGGGCGCTTGCGATCGCGCAGGACAAGCTCGGGTCTCATCATCAGGACACGATCGCGACGCTGATCAATCTGGCGGACATCGATCGACGCGAGGGCAAGTGGCCGGACAGCCTTGCGCGGCTGCGGCTCGCCGCGGCGACGCTCAACGCAGAGCGCAATGCGCAGTTTACCCGTTTCACCGACATCGATCCCTGGCTGATCGAGGGGATCTGGCGCGTCTCCGACGGCAAGCCGGATGCTATGGCCAAGGATGAGGCCTTCGGCGCCGCGCAGCGCGCGCATGAGACCAAAGCGGGCGCAGCGTTGTCGCAGATGGCAGCCCGATTTGGCGCCGGCAACGATGCGATCGCGGGCCTGGTCCGGCGGCAGCAAGATCTGAAGGCGAGCCTCGATACGCTCAGCAGGCGGGTGACATCCGAGCTTGCGCAGGCGGACGGAAAACGCAACGACACCTTGCTCGCAAATTTGCGCGCACAGGCATCGCAAGCGCAGAAATCGCTCGACGACGTCACGCCGCAGCTCGACCGCAGCTTTCCGGCCTATGCGGAACTGTCCAATCCGCAGCCGCTGTCGATCGCGCAAACGCAGGGCCTGTTGAAACCCGATGAAGCGCTGGTGGCGTTCATCACGCTCAGTGACACGACCTATGCTTTCGCGGTCACGCGCGAGGCCAGCGCGCTGCGCCAGATCGCGCTCGATAGCCGCGAGATCAGCGACCGCGTCGCGCATCTGCGGCAGGGGCTCAGCGATCCCGAGGCGGTCCAATCCGCGTTCGACCTCGATGCGTCCTTCGAACTCTACAGTGGATTGTTCGGCCCGATCGCTGCGGATATCGCCGGTAAGCCCAAACTGCTGATCGTCCCCGCCGGTGCGCTGACCAGCCTGCCGTTTCAGGTGCTGGTGACGAAGAAGCCGGATGGAGCGTCCCCGGATCGCTACCGGCAGGCGGCGTGGCTGCTCAACGAGCGCGCCATCACCGTGTTGCCCTCGGTGCCGAGCCTGCGCGCGCTGCGCAGCCTGGCCAGGGACTCGCGGGCGCAAAAGCCGTTCATCGGTTTCGGCGATCCGATCTTGCAGCGCTCGCCCGGCGACAAGCGGCCAGGGCGCAATGTGCAGCCCTACCAGAACTACTATGAGGGTTCCGCGGTCGATCTCGAGCGCCTGCGCACCGGATTGCCGGCGCTGCCGGAAACAGCGGGCGAGCTCCGGGCCGTGGCGAAGGCGCTCGGTGCCTCGCCGCAGGACGACGTCAAGCTCGGTGCGGACGCGACCGTCACCAGCGTCAATCAGCTCGCGCTCGATCAGTACCGCGTCGTCGATTTCGCCACCCACGGGCTTGTCGCGGGCGAGGTCAACGGTCTCAGCGAGCCGGCGCTGGTGCTGACACTGCCGGACAGGCCGACCAGTGACGATGATGGTCTGCTCACGGCGAGCCGCATCGCAAAACTCAAGCTCGATGCGGATTGGGCGGTGCTGTCGGCCTGCAATACGGCCGCGGGCGACCAGCCGGGTGCAGAGGGCCTGTCAGGCCTCGCGCGCGCGTTCTTCTATGCCGGCGCACGCGCGCTGCTGGTCTCGCACTGGCCGGTCGATTCCGATGCGGCTGTGCGCCTGACCACGGGCGCCTTCGCGGAGCTCAGCGCGCATCCCGGCATCGGCCGCGCCGAAGCGTTGCGGCGCTCGATGAAAGCGCTGATTGCGGATCGGTCGTCACCGCGCAACGCTGATCCCGCGGTGTGGGCACCATTCGTGCTGGTCGGCGAGGGCGGTTGA
- a CDS encoding L,D-transpeptidase has product MRSFFVAFTSLMLLSAGTAQAKVDITVDKNNQQMTVVVDGVTRYHWPVSTGIPSRETPAGSFRAFRMEEDHYSKEFDDAPMPHSIFFTKVGHAIHGTDSVGRLGTPASHGCVRLSRQNASTLYALVQEQGVLNTTVTLTGSAQVALARNPRGRTNNAVARAEQPAEEQYATTGDPVNLTPPMQPARRYMPQDDNYIYPADGSDTGARYPAPRPITRPPGAQVYQQLPQPQPSYGYDPVQAHQGYYYQQQQPRQYYQPRNYYYQN; this is encoded by the coding sequence ATGCGTTCCTTTTTCGTTGCGTTCACGTCCCTGATGCTTTTGAGCGCGGGCACCGCGCAGGCCAAGGTCGACATTACCGTCGACAAGAACAATCAGCAGATGACCGTCGTGGTCGACGGAGTCACCCGCTACCACTGGCCGGTGTCGACCGGCATCCCCTCGCGCGAGACGCCGGCCGGCTCGTTCCGTGCCTTCCGTATGGAAGAGGATCACTATTCCAAGGAATTCGACGACGCGCCGATGCCGCACTCGATCTTCTTCACCAAGGTCGGGCATGCCATTCACGGCACCGACTCGGTCGGACGATTGGGTACGCCCGCCTCGCATGGCTGCGTGCGGCTGTCACGCCAGAACGCCTCGACCCTCTACGCGCTGGTGCAGGAGCAGGGCGTGCTCAACACCACGGTGACGCTGACGGGCTCGGCGCAAGTGGCGCTGGCCCGCAACCCGCGCGGCCGGACCAACAATGCTGTGGCCCGCGCCGAGCAGCCGGCCGAGGAGCAGTATGCGACGACAGGCGATCCCGTGAATCTGACGCCGCCGATGCAGCCCGCTCGCCGCTACATGCCGCAGGACGACAACTACATCTATCCCGCCGACGGAAGCGACACCGGCGCTCGTTACCCGGCGCCGCGTCCGATCACCCGCCCTCCTGGCGCGCAGGTCTACCAGCAGCTGCCGCAACCGCAGCCGAGCTACGGCTACGATCCGGTCCAGGCCCATCAGGGCTACTACTATCAGCAGCAACAGCCGCGCCAGTATTATCAGCCGCGCAATTATTACTACCAAAACTAA
- a CDS encoding fatty acyl-AMP ligase — protein MDNHRSLVALLARRAAEQADDRAYVFVSDRGTEEASLTFRQLHDAARALAARLTATAQPGDRAILVFPPGIEFMVAFFGCLIAGVIAVPMMMPRRNSARDASAAILANCTPALALTTSAFALRGDLRERFAQENIRWIEVDLTEAADATVEQQEPTPDDTAFLQYTSGSTSEPKGVMVSHANLLANLEMIRIALGNTRQSTYVNWVPLYHDMGLILNALQALYVGATCVLMAPNAFMQRPLGWLRAISHYRAEVACGPNFGFDLCVSRYRADQMEGVDLSSLRIALNGAEPVRADTVARFIETFAPHGFDPRATYPAYGMAEATLLISGGTRGGRHVTHHVSRAALQAHVAKPPADPGDAQPVVGCGRALTGEQIAIVDPEHRVRLPADHIGEIWVSGANVARAYWRNDAATREELNAEIAGEDGRWLRTGDLGFLDHAGELFVTGRIKDLIIIRGINHYPQDIERTVQSQDGALRENCGAAFSVPDEHGEESLVIVQEVERTARHTIDTAEIKGQIREAIADSHELSARHIALIRPGALPKTTSGKIQRKLARRLWLDGGFEEVG, from the coding sequence ATGGACAACCACCGCTCGCTCGTGGCGCTCCTGGCCCGGCGCGCGGCGGAGCAGGCTGACGATCGCGCCTATGTCTTCGTCTCCGATCGCGGGACGGAGGAAGCCTCCCTCACCTTCCGTCAATTGCATGATGCTGCGCGCGCCCTCGCCGCGCGCCTGACCGCGACCGCCCAGCCCGGAGATCGTGCGATCCTGGTGTTTCCGCCGGGCATCGAATTCATGGTGGCGTTCTTCGGCTGCCTGATCGCCGGCGTGATCGCCGTACCGATGATGATGCCCCGGCGCAACAGCGCCCGCGATGCCAGCGCCGCGATCCTCGCCAATTGCACGCCGGCGCTCGCGCTGACCACTTCGGCCTTCGCCCTGCGCGGCGATCTGCGGGAACGCTTTGCGCAGGAGAACATCCGGTGGATCGAAGTCGATCTCACCGAAGCGGCCGACGCCACGGTCGAGCAGCAAGAGCCTACTCCCGACGACACCGCGTTCCTGCAATACACCTCCGGCTCGACCTCCGAGCCAAAGGGCGTGATGGTCAGCCACGCCAATCTGCTCGCCAATCTCGAGATGATCCGGATTGCGCTCGGCAACACCAGGCAATCGACCTATGTCAACTGGGTGCCGCTCTATCACGACATGGGGCTGATCCTGAACGCGTTGCAGGCGCTCTATGTCGGCGCGACCTGCGTGCTGATGGCGCCGAACGCGTTCATGCAGCGGCCACTCGGCTGGTTGCGCGCGATCTCGCATTATCGTGCGGAGGTCGCCTGCGGGCCCAATTTCGGCTTCGACCTCTGCGTCAGCCGCTATCGCGCCGACCAGATGGAGGGCGTGGACCTGTCCTCGCTCAGGATCGCGCTCAACGGCGCCGAGCCGGTGCGCGCCGACACCGTCGCGCGCTTCATCGAAACCTTTGCGCCGCACGGCTTCGACCCGCGCGCGACATATCCTGCCTATGGCATGGCGGAGGCGACGCTCCTGATTTCCGGCGGGACACGCGGCGGTCGCCACGTCACACACCATGTCAGTCGCGCCGCGCTTCAGGCGCATGTGGCCAAGCCGCCTGCCGATCCGGGCGACGCGCAACCCGTCGTTGGTTGCGGCCGCGCGCTGACCGGCGAGCAGATCGCCATTGTCGACCCCGAACACCGTGTGCGGCTCCCGGCCGACCATATCGGTGAAATCTGGGTCAGCGGCGCCAATGTCGCCCGCGCCTATTGGCGCAACGATGCGGCGACGCGCGAAGAGCTCAATGCGGAGATCGCGGGCGAGGATGGCCGGTGGCTGCGCACCGGCGATCTCGGCTTCCTCGATCATGCGGGCGAATTGTTCGTCACCGGCCGGATCAAGGATCTCATCATCATCCGCGGCATCAATCACTATCCGCAGGACATCGAGCGCACGGTGCAGTCGCAGGACGGCGCCTTGCGCGAGAACTGCGGCGCGGCCTTTTCGGTGCCGGACGAACATGGCGAGGAAAGTCTCGTCATCGTCCAGGAGGTCGAGCGCACCGCCCGTCACACCATCGACACCGCCGAGATCAAGGGGCAGATCCGCGAGGCCATCGCCGACAGCCACGAGCTCTCCGCGCGACACATCGCGCTGATCCGTCCCGGCGCGTTGCCAAAAACCACCAGCGGCAAGATCCAGCGCAAGCTTGCGCGCAGGCTCTGGCTCGACGGCGGGTTTGAGGAAGTCGGCTGA